One segment of Daphnia magna isolate NIES linkage group LG2, ASM2063170v1.1, whole genome shotgun sequence DNA contains the following:
- the LOC116916363 gene encoding beta-mannosidase, whose translation MATNWLPFWMLILSWCCHLLPGDTFRAFVLAENVRLDLTTANGYQWQTSLPNGSLTVAGHVPGGIYTDLERADILQDGPLLYRFNDGNYRWIAYNDWNYALDFDVDPLLVNQPGVFLVLHGVDTVAQIRLNGFFLGETDNMFVRYRFNVRNLLKAEGNQLRVELRSPVTVSRNRYEEQLMDYIVPPRCVPPEYQGECHANFIRKMQASFSWDWGPAFPSMGLWKAVSLETYEALTLRDVYVATSLNGTNWQVDLRLYCETIDIGVSHSGTWTVRLVDNNGVLIHEMVADSLLTGNGDQEATAQYQLKIAAAQIEPWMPNGYGNPTLYNLSVSYAANGKVAVTKEMRIGFRTVVLVEDDLQTGGRTFYLQVNDVPIFLKGSNWIPADVLPELVTTEYIRDLLTSCVDANMNSLRVWGGGIYELDAFYQIADELGILIWQDFMFACSMYPTTSWFLESVSVEVVQQVRRLQYHPSVVLWAGNNENEAALRGNWYGTIGNFDLYRQDYIILYVDTIREIVRKEDPSRPFVVSSPSNGKASEEEGHIARDPYSELYGDVHHYNYYVNAWNTSSYPRPRMSTEYGFQALPSVHSWAAVSDPFNDDDWSFNGALLSNRQHHPLGNFEMELQVSSRFGLPKSNLSSRTGLLDMMYLTQMHQAQAIKTQTQHYRRHRYQLAENGAGLTMAALYWQLNDIWQAPSWASIEYGGRWKPLHYFAVDFFAPLLVILTELGDGTVAAFIHFDRRQDLVVGTLTVSIRSWDRLDPLATFSSLINQDVLPGEPVWVRSLTELFNETNCTRESCFITSSFSDPATGQENIAPPNYVFLTSFPNIANMQMANVQIVDVGTVYATEKSEWTVNVTLATDYVAAFVWIDAGRIAGTFSTNGFLFCEHFKTIKFYSKTQIIDTEEFRNELSLIHLSQIIL comes from the exons ATGGCTACAAATTGGTTGCCGTTCTGGATGCTGATTTTATCCTGGTGTTGCCATCTCCTGCCGGGCGACACATTCAGGGCATTCGTGTTGGCCGAGAATGTCCGACTAGATTTGACCACGGCCAACGGTTACCAGTGGCAAACGTCTTTACCCAACGGCA GTTTGACTGTTGCGGGCCATGTACCCGGCGGAATTTACACGGATTTAGAGCGAGCCGACATCCTCCAAGACGGCCCTCTCCTCTATCGTTTCAATGATGGCAATTACCGCTGGATAGCCTACAACGACTGGAATTATGCGCTCGACTTTGACG TGGATCCTTTATTGGTGAATCAGCCGGGTGTTTTCTTGGTTCTCCACGGTGTCGACACCGTCGCTCAAATAAGATTGAACGGATTCTTTTTAGGGGAAACAGACAACATGTTCGTCCGTTACCGATTCAACGTTCGTAACTTGCTCAAG GCCGAAGGCAATCAATTGCGTGTAGAGCTTCGATCGCCCGTCACCGTTTCGCGAAACAGATACGAAGAACAGCTGATGGATTATATCGTCCCACCGCGCTGCGTACCGCCAGAATATCAG ggagaATGCCACGCCAATTTCATCCGAAAAATGCAAGCTTCTTTCAGCTGGGACTGGGGGCCTGCTTTCCCTTCCATGGGTCTGTG GAAAGCTGTCTCTTTGGAAACTTATGAGGCGCTTACGTTAAGGGATGTTTACGTTGCAACTTCGCTCAATGGCACCAACTGGCAGGTCGACCTGCGTTTGTACTGCGAGACGATTGACATCGGAGTATCGCACTCTGGGACTTGGACCGTGCGTCTTGTCGATAACAATGGCGTCTTAATTCACGAGATGGTGGCCGACAGTCTCCTAACTGGCAATGGAGATCAGGAAGCCACCGCCCAATACCAGCTGAAAATAGCAGCTGCTCAG ATTGAGCCTTGGATGCCGAACGGTTACGGTAATCCAACCCTTTATAATTTGTCGGTTAGTTACGCGGCAAATGGTAAAGTGGCCGTTACTAAAGAAATGCGAATCGGTTTCAGAACTGTCGTCCTAGTTGAGGACGACCTTCAAACGGGAG GTCGGACCTTTTACCTGCAAGTTAACGATGTGCCCATATTTCTAAAGGGATCCAATTGGATCCCTGCCGACGTTCTCCCGGAGCTCGTCACGACCGAGTACATTCGTGACTTGCTGACGTCTTGCGTCGATGCCAACATGAACTCCCTCCGCGTTTGGGGTGGCGGGATTTATGAACTGGATGCATTTTATCAG ATAGCCGACGAACTCGGCATTCTGATTTGGCAGGACTTCATGTTCGCTTGTTCCATGTACCCGACGACCTCATGGTTTCTGGAGTCGGTATCGGTCGAAGTCGTGCAGCAAGTCAGACGATTGCAATACCATCCATCGGTCGTTCTCTGGGCGGGCAATAACGAGAACGAAGCGGCTCTGCGAGGAAACTG gTACGGTACCATTGGCAATTTCGATCTCTATCGACAAGACTACATCATCCTTTATGTCGACACTATTCGTGAAATCGTGCGCAAAGAAGATCCATCCCGACCGTTTGTCGTGTCGAGCCCATCGAACGGCAAAGCCTCCGAAGAAGAAGGCCATATCGCTCGAGATCCATACAGCGAACTCTACGGCGATG TCCACCATTATAATTACTACGTCAATGCGTGGAATACTTCCTCATATCCGAGGCCGCGCATGTCAACCGAATATGGATTTCAAGCTCTTCCGTCCGTCCATTCGTGGGCGGCCGTGAGCGACCCGTTCAATGACGACGACTGGTCTTTCAACGGAGCCCTCTTGTCCAACAGGCAACATCACCCTTTGGGCAATTTCGAAATGGAATTACAAGTCTCATCCAGATTTGGGTTACCCAAGAGTAATTTATCTAGCAGGACGGGGCTGCTTGACATGATGTACCTGACGCAG ATGCACCAAGCGCAGGCCATTAAAACACAAACGCAACATTACCGTAGGCATCGCTACCAGTTGGCAGAAAATGGAGCCGGTCTAACAATGGCTGCGCTCTATTGGCAACTGAACGACATTTGGCAAGCGCCTTCATGGGCCTCAATCG AATACGGCGGCCGCTGGAAACCCCTACACTATTTCGCCGTCGATTTCTTTGCTCCGCTTCTCGTCATCCTGACCGAATTGGGCGATGGTACCGTGGCTGCTTTCATCCATTTCGATCGGCGGCAAGATCTGGTTGTTGGTACGCTGACTGTTTCGATCCGTTCTTGGGACCGGCTTGATCCGTTAGCGACTTTCAGCTCACTAATTAATCAG GACGTGTTACCAGGCGAGCCCGTCTGGGTCCGATCGTTAACTGAATTGTTCAACGAAACAAATTGTACGCGGGAAAGCTGCTTTATAACTAGCTCTTTCTCCGATCCTGCCACTGGTCAGGAAAATATAGCTCCACCTAATTATGTCTTCCTAACGTCTTTCCCAAATATCGCAAACATGCAGATGGCTAATGTTcag ATCGTCGATGTGGGTACAGTTTACGCTACCGAAAAATCTGAATGGACGGTAAATGTTACGTTGGCTACCGATTATGTCGCTGCCTTTGTCTGGATCGATGCCGGCCGCATTGCAGGCACTTTTTCAACCAATGGATTCTTGT